The following are encoded in a window of Drosophila simulans strain w501 chromosome 3L, Prin_Dsim_3.1, whole genome shotgun sequence genomic DNA:
- the LOC6738813 gene encoding uncharacterized protein LOC6738813, translating to MSDNELSNAVTQALLELYQRHGIPMVSQPMVGVGENAYGQVLRVSWPTIADAATVVVKMAPRNEARRSHMHVVDYYAREVFMYQEVFPVFRALSPDRNTFTVAPALQANDLKAPDEFLIFEDLSESGFRPNSRSIMPTYDIVVCSLKALAELHACSFILQQTDPLQFKQLVEFVEKDNLFTPDIEEVTIEFGKAQLRRARNILNESDGDQVAAVQEVLQLCEKQLKSLALYCVDGKAQAPHAVICHGDFWNNNILYRHEPNSDQPVEAKLIDFQMSRYAPPVLDIVHYLFACTEKRLRDEHFPAFMDAYYNTLDQKLKSCHLSLEDIYPRSVFNRQLQLYGVYGLIMGAFSLPFFISNANEVIDIDTVSEAIQSISTSSEEPKYKELIEEYEILNARTLPIFKRRITGIVEDLIKYNMTEPLFKLDSEPSAKVL from the exons ATGAGCGATAACGAGCTTTCAAACGCCGTTACCCAAGCCCTTTTGGAGCTGTATCAACGCCATGGCATACCTATGGTCTCGCAACCGATGGTCGGAGTTGGGGAGAATGCCTACGGACAGGTTCTCCGGGTGAGTTGGCCCACGATCGCGGACGCAGCCACCGTGGTGGTCAAAATGGCGCCTAGGAACGAGGCCCGAAGATCCCATATGCACGTCGTGGACTACTATGCTCGCGAGGTCTTCATGTACCAGGAGGTGTTCCCCGTTTTCCGGGCACTATCTCCAGATCGTAACACTTTCACCGTGGCACCGGCCCTACAGGCCAATGACTTGAAAGCTCCCGATGAGTTCTTGATTTTCGAGGACCTGTCCGAGAGTGGATTTCGGCCCAATTCGCGCAGTATTATGCCTACCTACGACATCGTGGTCTGCTCCCTGAAAGCTTTGGCGGAGCTACATGCATGCTCCTTCATCCTGCAGCAGACCGATCCCTTGCAGTTCAAGCAGTTGGTGGAGTTCGTGGAGAAGGACAACCTATTTACACCCGACATTGAGGAGGTCACAATTGAGTTTGGAAAGGCGCAGTTGCGCAGGGCGAGAAACATCCTTAATGAATCCGATGGCGACCAAGTGGCCGCGGTCCAGGAAGTCCTGCAACTGTGTGAAAAGCAGCTGAAATCCTTGGCTCTTTACTGTGTGGATGGAAAGGCGCAGGCGCCACATGCTGTTATCTGTCACGGTGACTTCTGGAATAACAATATTCTCTATAGGCATGAG CCCAATTCTGATCAACCTGTGGAGGCCAAGCTGATCGACTTTCAAATGTCTCGCTATGCTCCGCCGGTACTGGATATAGTCCATTACCTGTTTGCCTGCACGGAGAAACGATTGCGGGACGAGCACTTCCCCGCCTTCATGGATGCTTACTACAACACGCTGGACCAGAAATTGAAGTCCTGCCATCTTTCCCTCGAGGACATATATCCGCGCAGCGTCTTCAATAGGCAATTGCAACTGTACGGTGTTTACGGCTTGATAATGGGAGCATTTTCTCTACcctttttcatttccaatGCCAACGAAGTAATTGATATCGACACGGTTTCCGAGGCCATCCAGAGTATTTCGACATCCTCTGAGGAACCCAAGTACAAGGAGCTGATTGAAGAATACGAAATTCTTAACGCCCGGACTTTACCGATTTTCAAGCGGCGAATCACTGGTATCGTCGAGGATCTTATAAAGTACAACATGACGGAGCCGCTATTCAAACTGGACTCCGAGCCAAGTGCTAAAGTATTATAG